Genomic DNA from Cydia fagiglandana chromosome 3, ilCydFagi1.1, whole genome shotgun sequence:
catcctaaaataggtgttccgcaataattgaattatattataatatattcattatccattagtatttcaattatgtttatgtttaacgaagatattgaagcttcacttaatcgctatttcgttccgctgtgtagcgtttatcgatatataacatgattaaaatcgacttttcacatccctaaaagagcacacatacacgctattacgcacacatacacagcctgggcgcatcaagaaaggcaacacttgatttgaagtccaccttgtcaacagtatggttgtccttttttgacaaacggcattttaaaagagcgaggagagagaaatgatactatactgcgtcaagcagatcttgtcagtagaaaaaggcggcaaatttgaaaaatgtaggcgcgaagggttatcgtcccatagaaaatttgaatttcgcgcctttttctactgacaagatttgcttgaccgtctatagttgctgcgtcgtgaaagagaacagaaaggGTTGGGCCCTTGATAGTAGTGATCGTTCCAAATGTTATCAAAATACAGTGAGTTTTGTAATATACAATATTTTGTACAAAATTAAGACTCATAAtcccatttttttatatttttattagtatAGAAAATAAAAACGTCTACTTCATATTTATATCTTATGACTTTCAAATAATTTAtcttatacaaataaatttaataagtcGTGAGAAACAATTATCCCTTCAGAACCACCCGTTGAGCAAATGACACTTGACACCATGGACTTATAAGATGGactgcactgtcactttttttgccatactaaattgaactttatcaccgagctagaaagacgttcgtaccagactagaaaaaacggtccacttgagatagcaaaggtgggtcgcggtgtctcactcgcacgtgttgccaatgttaaaaatataccattgtggtagtatttatatcaatatactactcaaattaaataacttcttatattatttaaatgctatattcagagtaaggttctgatatcttttaagaaatttgtaaataagtatgatgtcaatattattaactgatttaaccaagcatgtggacaacaaaaaaaaacattaattttggtgtggtagacattgtagaaactttgaatgttaattggtatccctatcgtcatgacatgttatcaaaacacgtgaatgcaaaatttcctaaaattGGTGAAAATATGTTGCGTTAAAGGTTGTGGGAGTGAAAGAATTTCTAATTGTGGAATATTGTttcaccagtggcctattttataaagctacaagttacaatttacaagcggaagtctctttctaaccctatgtgttagaacgagacttccgcttgtaaattgtaacttgtagctttataaaataggccacaggaagccacaattattacattttgcgataaaaatacaagacaacattgtcaaactcattagggtgactatgatgtcggcacgatgagaatcagtgttacacaatttttattaggtacttaagtaagtttatataaataggtatgtatttatttcggcatgtttaaattggtgaaatgagagccaatacagaataaataattaccaaaattgaaatccaaagtccttaaacattacagacacatttatgcattgttataatgataataaacacattgataataaaagaaaaatagaacTTTATCGTAATTTACTGACTTTTGGGACGATACCAGAAACGTTACTGGGAATTTACCCTCTTTGGAAAATTTACTATTCTTAGTAAATTTCTACTAATCACATCACTAATTtctttacatttcacgactcttctcttttcgcacaggtggcctagcaccgtgaacaccgaagttcgcaaattacgggcatctttctcttttactcctataaaggagtaattacagtaacagagaaagatgctcgcaatttgcaaactttgatgtctatggtccagtgacaagcgtcctagttaaaaacgatagcaagcgggcgtagcggacccacgcgaccctcaggcagttacgaatttgccctaagaccgagtaggcccgggcctagggcggccagatattttgggcggcagtctatatgatgggtgctgagaaagggggggcggctagagcttgctatgtagggcttggggcctaaggcggcaaagactgtatgTAATTCCTCCACTGTCCTGAGAGCCTACCCCGTTgcgtctttgtcgcacttgtaaattcgtacgtaagtgtgacagagaggcaacacgtcgaacatggttcacagtagaccctctggttctgtcagcatatttgtctctctatctctctcactcatacctgtgttcttgacagacgttacggcggaccaccttcctgacgatcgaccatgttcgtgatccagtacctacgcctactagtaacagcttttcttcttcacttggtccctcaatactgaggatcgtgacatcatatccttccgttgaagaccaggttcctccatagggttctcttcctcgccaagcgcatggcctcgtgcagttttaattgcataggtgccgtaatgtgaacacaccatttagaacaactaaattaagtacctaaggttgtgtgaagcgttttacagaagagaaaaaactatatccatccctttttaggcgaaaagacagtatgatttctATTACTAATATAACTATGTACGATTAAGGAAAGATCCTGGTcaaactatatatttaaatgttatcctaatatcccacatacattagacgtatggtcaccctaattagaaagagatacaacggcccaccttgactatctcatgtggacacactttttggccaatgTCCGCCATCCAGTTAATCTCTACGTCCGTGCTTGACACTGACAGCTGACACTGACAGTGATTGAATGCGCGCGGCGTCGATGTCGATTGCTTTATTGTGCGTTACATTTCCCATTCAATCAAATAAATACAATGTCTACGCCAAAAGCAGAAAAAGATTTACACTTGCCTTTATCAAGAGTAAAAACAATTATGAAAAGCTCTCCAGATGTCGAAGCAGTCGGCCCGGAACCGCTATATTTAGTGACAAAAGTTACAGTAAGTTCGCTTTATTTTGCCGGTCGTCACAGTTAACTTAATTTTATCGCCTCTGATTGTAACTTGCTATCTTCAGGAACTCTTCGTGACGGACTTGGCGAAGCGAGCGTATAAAAACAGCGACAGCAAATTTTTGGAATACAAACATATCGCCGACGTTGTTCAAGAAGACGATACGCTGGAGTTTCTCAGGGAGATAATGCCAAGGAAGATAACCGTGCGGGAGTTCAAGGAGCTGATGGCGAAGAAGGCGGCGCGCGGCGACCGGTCGGGCGACGACTCCAGCGACGAGTCTAGCGAGGAGAGCGAGACCTCGAGTGATAACCAAGACTGACGAAGAAAGAAGCGATCTAGACGTTAAAATGTggacttaaatatttttttgaaatgacAGCTTTGACTGAGGCATtgcgctggcccaatattacagggttctatttTACAATTTCACAATACTTGAAATTCAACtcaatgtcactatgacaatgttcaaatttcagtttgataaaagttaaacacagaaccctgtaatattgggccaacAATTTGTTGACACATTAACACATACATCCTATTACCTATCCAAttactttgtccaatgtgtactGTGTTTCAAATTTTGCTTTATTGAGAGAGTGAGACACACTAACATTGGACAAAGGAATTAgccaggtggaataccacccttatacAACTTTATACTCACATAATGAACTATGAACAAAGACATTGTTGTGCAAACTGAACTAAAACTAGAAATAACTGTACCTCATTTTTACAAttcgtttatgaaataattgtgtATTCTCATTGGTCTCCCACATGACCACAGCCATTCCTGATGCGGGAGCATTTACATGGAATGGATGGGAATAGTCCCATTTGTGCCTGGTGCGGACTAATGGGAATACACAGGAATAATCACAGGATGCATTGTTTCACTATTGTGTATGATTTATGGTTACTTAGTTAATTTGAAAACTGTTACTGCATAATGAAATTCATATTTTAAGGTAGGCAGGTAATCGGCAAACATATAGGTAAGCAGCAGTATAAAGCATTGTTCTCAGCTATAAATATATGAGTGTAAAGTAGTAATAATGCAAACACTTTGTAGAATCTCttaaatctgcattaaatttgtttataatatgACAATATGTGAATGTTTGGTGCTTAGTTTAGAGTTTAAACATAATTGTGGAAGTAATGATGTTCATTTACAGTGAATGAGATACCAAATTAAGTTTTATATGTATGGTTTGTGCCCACACGCCACCTCAACTACAAGACGGAGCACATAATTCAATCGAGGTCACCACACATGCTCCCCCGTACAAATTTAGTATGGCATAGTGACCGCTTATTTCAATTGCGCCCACTATTAGGATTAGGACCACTACTtgggtattgtattgtattgtagtacgggcgattttccgcaactcgacgtcttgcgcctattttgcgtgatagggggtgggctagtcttgccagcccagctcctcgaggaatcctatcaaacctttgatgttgagtaggacctcggcaCAGAACACCGCCTCTAGAAACCTAATATTGGCCATTTTGTTCCCGACGCAAATCACCAAACTGTGAGGTGCGGGAGGGGTGCTCACGGCGTTGCGATTGGTCGTTTCAAACATGGCGCGCTGATACGTGTAAGCGTAGGGATGGGACATGTTCATTACAGCTAGTGGGTACTGCTACTAGTGATACCGAAATTTATTGTGGTAAAATTGTTAccaatttagtatacttagagtaaacttacttaataattatattgaataatttaatatttcattaagtaatttaacaatgtacctgaaaattttacttaacatattagggcatttctgtttaaagtacccagaacttgaattttaaagtttagaaattttatattattttcactCAGAATCGCAATCTCTTTCGatacgagaaaaaaagtgtcgccaaaatatcataaattttttttgtccCTTTTATTAAGGTCATAGAagattgtattaaaaacatattCAAATGGACCAATAACATATACCTATTACAATTCAACTCCGAGTTctctcgcacttctttgaagttcatcaccaGGTCtatctcgtgacatgagacctaactgctcacctagaggattctaaaaaacccatacaacatatgtctatcacaaaccaacaccgagttccctcgcacttcgttgaagttcatcatcaggtcaatctcgtgacatgagacctaactgctcacctagaggattctaaaaaacccatacaacatatgtctattacaaaccaacaccaagttccctcgcacttctttgaagttcatcatcaggtcaatctcgtgacatgagacctaactgctcacctagaggattctaaaaaacccatacaacatatgtctattacaaaccaacaccgagttccctcgcacgtctttcatcatcaggtccatcTTATAACATGCGGCTCCGCtggcctagaggattctaaaaacatattacctacatattatgtctAAATTTCTATATGTAATGTCTCGTAAATGACATGTTCTAGTTTTAATTAgttattataattttgttaataacaTGCATGCTCACTCATATTTTATGAATTATCCTGTATTTTCTCTATTTAAGTGAAATGTTAAATTTCTTTATGAGAAAATAAATTCTTTAACCACAAAATGGTACAATACGGCATGACGAAGCACGAAGTTTCCGCAACTGACGAAACCATCATCGTCACATCACTAGTCGAAAGGGAAAGGGATAGCACATTGCATTTTCAAGTTGACGAAAAGGGACGGACTACTGCGCCTCTGCTTAGTGACCAGTATAAAATGAACCCCGCGGACAAGAAAcattattcaatgaaataatgaattttactttccagtgggatgttattccatctgttttgTAAGTAGAAGTCTTAGATGACTTGCCACACCATTTTATGCTGCAATATCCCATGATTTCCCaatgaattcaatagtttacgatTTATTTTCTGAGACTCGTGCACACAGCTAACAGGTCGTAATCTTGGGCGCAACTAATCGGAGCGGCGCGCGAGCAATCTTATATTTGACCTATACACCATACGTGCGGTGACCGCGAGTCGTCCTATAAGCTCGGTctataggggttggtctgtggacctcggggaggtctctcggggatccgagatgttttgccctgtatggggccaatccgctgcactccagcgccacgtgagaggctgtttcttctttctccatgcacccaccgcataggggactgtctgtgacacctgttataaaaagatgtttgttaaaaagtccatgacctgttatgacactggttaccatactcagtcgaacctttcctagttgaaggagcgtccttgtgagcttaccgttcatgctaggcatggcttgcttggcctgtctgcatccagcttggttcagccagtgttctgtgtgtagtttccctgtacgtgccagcagcattgagcgtaccttactaaacggtatcgggaggatcggttccgggccaatagcccccgcacccgatccttgtctggcgagctcgtccgcggcgtcgttgcctcgggatccactgtgtcctttgatccattgtaaggtgatcttattgttctgacatacctccattagtcgttcgtggcattcgtgtataagtttggatgtgattatatggctttttagggccattaagactgctctactgtcggagagtatgcggatggaggatcctactaccttccttgcagtgatggcagccgccgcgttaataatgcccatgcactcagcctggaataccgagttatgggctcctagcggagtggtgattgacatgttcaggtcttctgagaaggttccagagcctgatccgctgtcCGCGAGTGAAAattctcagctcccggggattgagtccttcgCAGTTGTCGTCCTcgaataattgtattttgtaccttttgtcaaaaATGGCTTGTTTGTGAGTTCGATCCGTGCCCGCCATGAGCACCGGAAACTCGCTGTATAACTTTTCCAGGCATGTtgtgtgaagagctcctgtggtgttagaccatatattgagggttcgtaaccttaccgctgggtatttaaaaagtatttataattattaagctTTAGGGATGTTCTTGGGATATTATATACAGTATAATATAGAGTAGAATACAATGCTATTGTGCTGCTGGATTCGTAGCATTCTACAAGTAAAATTGTATATATGTGTGGTGACCTTATGCTATGCTATGTTGGGGAACCGACTTTCTATACTAATCAATGCATTGACTCTCTGAAATAAACACTTTCCCACTTGTAAATGAAATCACTTAACTATAACCTGTCTTTCACGTCTTGCCAACCAAAGACCTGTATAAAGGTTTTCTGTGCCATTCTAATTTGACCTTTAtgttgacaaatcaaaattgcatgtTTTATGTCTGACCGGCTAAAGGTTAAGAAAttccaaaaataaattttattaacttgAAGAATAAACTGAACAAAATTGTGAACCTCCATAAAGCTtaggtaattaatgtaattaaaataataatacatataaatcaGACCATTCATTTTGACTAAACATGTAATTGCCTAttagtattaaaattatatgttGAGTAAAACTTGTGTTAAAATAAACGGTTTAAAAACTGTATTAACAGTAGCATtggattttttatataaaatctgCAGTCCTGCATTTAGGGGTTTTTAATAAATGCAGCCTCTGCCACTagaatcataaaaataaaaccccTCACTCATCAAAGTGGTTCAGAATAATAAATAGACTGCCCAAATCATAAGGCTGCCTTTTCACTGAGGTATAGATCAGAGGATACATGTTGAAATCAACCAATATCTTGCCAAgccgagagagagagagattccAACAAATACTACCTAGTATTTGTTGGAATCCACATCTCTTCTCCCCACCACTGGATTATTGATTGATTTCTTTGTCTCCTTTCATCTCTGCCTGAAGAAAGGTAGCCTATCTTTACTGTTCAGTCTGGCTTGGCAAGATAAGAATTAGATCTTGATTCGTTATGGATCTGATATAATTCTTATcctgttattaaaattagaatacttcTGTTTAGTCTAATTTCAAGTACCTAACAGGAACGAAACTTTGTGCATAGCGCCATCTATGTGATAAGGATGGAGCTATGTGATTGTGAAACAAGTTTCATCGAATATGAGTGCTAGTGCCACACGTCCACAATAGATGGCGTTCCAGTAGTGTTTTGTTATATACTTACTAATCAATATACTTATCTTTCGCTTTTATAATTATGGAATTAATTGGACATATACTTTCTTCGTATTTCAATTTTCGGGTAATTTTGCCTTGTATTTTCACAAAAGCATTGTGTAGACCCGTGATCGTGACCATGGGGCCCTTTACAGGGCTACATGTACCTTATGGCTTATACTTCAAATTTAGATCTTGACCAATCTTGACGATGAGGCTATATACTCACATAGTAAAACAAAAAGGTTTAAAGTCAGTGAGTGGTTGACGATTGCAGCGACATCTGCGGTAAGAACTGCCTCCTTTTCGGTCTGGAAGTatttgttgctgactgtactaaggGCTTTTAGCAAGATATGTAAACTAATGAGTTTCCGTATGCCGCCGTGCGGTTTACCACGCGGCCTTGCATTATAGAGGTGAAGGTCGTCATGTTACGTGAGCATGACCCCCAGCTTACGCACCAGACGATTCAGGCAATTTATATTATAACCTGTTACGAGTAATATTGTCTGTGCTATATTAATACCTATTACAAATTTACCTTGTTGGTAGGTATGTATTCATTATATACCCAACGATCGGCAGAGTATGGTCAGGCGTGAACACGATCgatcactccgcgatttcgtcgctttgctacaggtagctaaaagtacatccgatcggccccaattttggggtttgccataagccgcacgtggcgctgtcgccacctagcggccatatctgtgctgatcgtaacagacgcgttttgttagagagtgagtcttctgtacttagtactattatttattctgtggtatggtCTAATGACAGGTATTTTATCTTTGGAGTGTGGTCTAAGGCTGCGTTTCTACCAGACATGTGTGAGGATACGTAGCTTTTTTAAAAACCAATAGAATCACTTAATTTGTACCGTATAGTGACTTTATTGattcttaacaaacacatcctatccctcgctacgcatcctcgctcatctctggtggaaacgcagcctcATGACAAGTATATTTAACTCATCTTAAATTTAAAAGTATTCAAAAGGTCAAGTTGTACGGTGTAAAcaaaatcccatcaaaaacataaatgtaaaaaaggagagccaagttcaatacaaaaattatgcttggctgtggggttcgccgcagaaagaatggagatctaaatgagtgccaagttctatgcaaaatccaaatatgtatttataggaacaaaataacattataaacaagtattaaactctatttctttgctttattggatacctataacaattgctgttatttaaaaaaaaatgcgagatcttaaagcaggttagatttgacttggccagttttcatttcatcagtcattttataaagttattcaactttataaaattttgtaattctgataaaaactacgcttacacacaattaccgagctggattccaaatttcatccttctaggtcatctggaagtaggttaggtttaggtactatatgagacgttatctatgaaaagggaccttattgtcgatggcgcttacgctattattaacgatgctccgatataaatacaatgccgcgcgacgctgtgcggcgtaagcgccatcgacaataaggtcccttttcatagataatgccccatatgtcagtcacaataaaaaataaatttgtatggggaccccccctatttattaacttttttttgtttttagattttttcctacgcttgcacacaataaccgagctggattccaaatttcatccttctaggtcatctggaagtaggttaggtttaggtacttatatgtcagtcacaataaaaaatgttttttttgtatggggaccccccctataacttttttataacttttttttatttttagattttttcctacgctttcacacaataactgagctggattccaaatttcatccttctaggtcatctggaagtaggttaggtttaggtacttatatgtcagtcacaataaaaaatggtttttttgtatggggccccccctattttataacttttttttatttttagatttttccctacggtttcacacaataactgagctggattccaaatttcatccttctaggtcatctggaagtaggttaggtttaggtactataagtctgtcagtcagtcttaaaatttacgactttttgaccttcatatctttataaccgtttgagctagcttcatgaaatttgggcttctagatgtccttatggatgtttacgttaaagatgttttgagttatagaagggtcaaaagtggcaccaagtggttcgtgtaatattacactcggcgctggctagccagttcctttgcttgaacttggcttgacacgctgccgcgtgtctagattataggtacttacatatatttaattatttaggtaggtattatttttatcaaatCTTGTAGGTAAGTTCACTTACAATGTTCAAAATTGTTTGTAAATTAACTGAACGTCGTTCTTGGCCCACATAAGGCT
This window encodes:
- the LOC134680326 gene encoding uncharacterized protein LOC134680326 — its product is MSITTPLGAHNSVFQAECMGIINAAAAITARKVVGSSIRILSDSRAVLMALKSHIITSKLIHECHERLMEVCQNNKITLQWIKGHSGSRGNDAADELARQGSGAGAIGPEPILPIPFSKVRSMLLARTGKLHTEHWLNQAGCRQAKQAMPSMNGKLTRTLLQLGKVRLSMVTSVITGHGLFNKHLFITGVTDSPLCGGCMEKEETASHVALECSGLAPYRAKHLGSPRDLPEVLLNIKGLIGFLEELGWQD
- the LOC134680327 gene encoding chromatin accessibility complex 16kD protein; translated protein: MSTPKAEKDLHLPLSRVKTIMKSSPDVEAVGPEPLYLVTKVTELFVTDLAKRAYKNSDSKFLEYKHIADVVQEDDTLEFLREIMPRKITVREFKELMAKKAARGDRSGDDSSDESSEESETSSDNQD